One window of Drosophila busckii strain San Diego stock center, stock number 13000-0081.31 chromosome 3L, ASM1175060v1, whole genome shotgun sequence genomic DNA carries:
- the LOC108600747 gene encoding ack-related non-receptor tyrosine kinase encodes MGTPGGTDGSLNMTAWLEDLLREVQLEQFLERIRDDLQVTRLAHFDYVLPDDLERCGLGKPAIRRLMEAVRKKKAHQWRKNILSKLIGGGKQPSSKKQQQQQQQQPLPGALTCLIHEKDITLGLKLGDGSFGVVRRGEWSASPAGKVLPVAVKVLKSDNLTQPGIIDDFFREVQAMHALDHSNLVRLYGVVLSQPMMMITELAERGSLLDTLRKQCRHTSLTHIWNWSVQIVTGMAYLEQKRFLHRDLACRNVLLAAGNKIKIGDFGLMRALPQEDDCYVMSEHKKVPFPWCAPESLRFRQFSHASDTWMFGVTLWEMFSFGEDPWVGLNGSQILRKIDREGERLHQPDACPPDVYAMMLQCWDKTPAERPTFAALKEYLASMSPPVMRASRSYHDSKGLQIELGDTIAIIDGRSELKLIKGQNQRTYDIGVFPRTLLEQRRLGEVQMRSNPAHGSPFGFCWGGGGGGATAAAIAQEERQRKCTSLTPQLSQSHAKERKSISSKQFAYNKLVNDVGSLQRRNAVKQKGAAGPQRPPPPQQQHQQEGILIDISPEMRPTAGAAVGDSASLQLDSSFCLLDAPIDVPTFNDAPASGPSTPTYYNEQGQFEFENTSPARPQPPPYQMPPTYSNTVEFAQQQQQQQQLVPVQQRDPFDTSALESSNGALMLYSNVAAASATPVYTATARKSLFGAGGDGQSNGHANKENIPALESAAMHHNLSSLSQGVPPPQQQQQTESVLLDKSFIAELEKDMYSSSNKAQEDYQRNSAQMYANANKETVHKQNLTPLKNAAGSSGNLSLHASPTSNGSHGSPAAKQNNVDVAAEGTASSTQSLVNRIWYERVAATPSTYYAPPVQSEQLYQNQNQAQQVEANHSFVAISNRVVAPRSSVYTSAASLYGTTGERYDAVAASTAGSTYYGQVPNNGAAGVIYDEVTLDDYLRPHRPAPLAPPPLSAQQIQRRLDKMRQQQQQQLEGAHQLYAPVPAEAHREQEKLQQLLLELGSTALEQDVRNALRAASGDVQLALRHYKIDQLTRLGLAGRPQCEQALHASNWSLDMAAELLLQTSAS; translated from the exons ATGGGAACACCCGGTGGGACAGATGGCAGCCTCAATATGACCGCTTGGTTGGAGGATTTGTTGCGAGAAGTGCAGCTGGAGCAGTTTCTGGAGCGCATACGGGATGATCTCCAGGTAACGCGCTTGGCGCACTTTGACTACGTGCTGCCCGATGATCTGGAGCGCTGCGGGCTGGGCAAGCCGGCCATTAGACGTTTGATGGAGGCCGTGCGCAAGAAGAAAGCACATCAGTGGCGAAAGAATATACTCTCGAAGCTGATCGGTGGCGGCAAGCAGCCGTCATCcaagaagcaacaacagcagcagcaacaacagccactaCCAGGAGCGCTAACCTGCCTGATTCACGAGAAAGATATAACGCTGGGATTGAAGCTGGGCGACGGTTCCTTTGGCGTGGTGCGTCGCGGCGAATGGAGCGCATCGCCGGCTGGTAAAGTGCTCCCGGTTGCCGTCAAGGTGCTCAAGTCGGATAATCTCACACAGCCGGGCATTATTGATGATTTCTTTCGTGAGGTGCAAGCGATGCACGCATTGGATCACTCAAACCTAGTGCGTCTCTATGGAGTGGTGCTGTCACAGCCCATGATGATGATAACGGAGTTGGCAGAGCGTGGTTCGCTGCTGGATACGCTGCGCAAACAATGCCGACATACATCACTGACCCACATCTGGAACTGGTCCGTGCAGATTGTGACGGGCATGGCGTATTTGGAGCAGAAGCGCTTCCTTCATCGTGATCTTGCCTGTCGTAATGTGCTGCTGGCCGCTGGCAACAAGATTAAGATTGGTGACTTTGGACTAATGCGTGCGTTGCCCCAGGAGGACGACTGCTATGTAATGTCCGAGCACAAGAAGGTTCCGTTCCCCTGGTGTGCGCCTGAGTCACTGCGCTTTCGCCAGTTCTCACACGCCTCGGACACCTGGATGTTTGGGGTTACACTCTGGGAGATGTTCAGTTTTGGCGAGGATCCGTGGGTAGGACTCAACGGCTCCCAGATACTGCGTAAGATTGATCGCGAGGGTGAGCGTCTCCACCAACCAGATGCCTGTCCGCCGGATGTCTACGCCATGATGCTCCAATGCTGGGACAAAACTCCCGCCGAGAGACCGACCTTTGCGGCGCTGAA AGAGTACCTGGCTAGTATGTCGCCGCCGGTAATGCGAGCCTCTCGCAGTTATCACGACTCAAAGGGTCTGCAAATCGAGCTGGGAGACACAATAGCTATAATCGATGGCCGCTCGGAGCTGAAGCTGATCAAGGGACAAAACCAACGCACCTATGACATTGGCGTCTTTCCACGCACATTGCTGGAGCAGCGTCGCCTGGGCGAAGTTCAAATGCGCAGCAATCCCGCACATGGTTCGCCTTTTGGTTTTTGCTGGGGTGGAGGTGGTGGTGGCGCCACTGCTGCGGCCATAGCGCAAGAGGAGCGACAGCGGAAATGCACCTCGCTGACTCCTCAGCTATCACAGAGTCATGCCAAGGAGCGCAAGTCTATCTCCAGCAAGCAGTTCGCCTACAACAAACTGGTCAACGATGTGGGCAGTCTGCAGCGACGCAATGCGGTTAAGCAGAAGGGCGCTGCGGGTCCGCAACGACCGCCGCctccccagcagcagcatcagcaagaGGGCATACTCATAGACATTTCGCCGGAGATGCGGCCAACAGCGGGAGCAGCAGTTGGCGATAGCGCCTCGCTGCAGCTTGATAGCTCGTTTTGTCTGCTGGATGCACCTATTGATGTGCCAACATTCAACGATGCGCCAGCCTCGGGTCCCAGCACACCAACCTATTACAACGAGCAGGGGCAATTTGAGTTTGAGAATACTTCCCCGGCACGTCCGCAGCCGCCGCCCTATCAAATGCCGCCTACGTACTCCAACACAGTTGAGTTtgcccaacaacagcagcagcagcaacagttggttCCAGTGCAGCAACGGGATCCATTTGATACCAGTGCCCTGGAGTCTAGCAATGGCGCTCTCATGCTGTATTCAAATGTGGCTGCTGCGTCTGCCACGCCCGTTTACACTGCAACTGCACGCAAGAGTCTCTTTGGTGCTGGCGGCGATGGCCAGAGCAATGGACATGCCAACAAGGAGAATATTCCAGCGCTTGAGTCCGCTGCCATGCACCACAACCTCAGCAGTCTATCTCAAGGTGTACCAccgccacaacaacaacagcaaaccgAGAGTGTGCTGCTGGACAAGTCCTTTATAGCCGAGCTGGAGAAGGACATGTACAGTAGCAGTAACAAAGCCCAGGAGGACTACCAGCGTAATTCTGCCCAGATGTATGCCAATGCTAACAAGGAAACGGTGCATAAGCAAAATCTAACGCCGCTTAAGAATGCTGCCGGCAGCAGCGGTAATCTCTCGCTACATGCCAGTCCCACGTCCAATGGTAGCCACGGATCGCcggctgcaaagcaaaataatgtCGATGTAGCAGCTGAAGGCACTGCCAGCAGCACACAGAGCCTCGTGAATCGCATTTGGTATGAGCGTGTGGCCGCCACGCCCTCTACTTATTATGCGCCTCCCGTGCAGTCAGAGCAACTGTATCAAAACCAGAACCAGGCGCAGCAGGTAGAAGCGAACCACTCTTTTGTGGCCATATCCAATCGGGTGGTTGCACCTAGAAGCAGCGTCTATACTTCAGCTGCCTCCCTCTATGGGACCACGGGTGAGCGCTATGATGCTGTGGCTGCCAGCACAGCTGGATCCACCTACTACGGTCAAGTGCCCAATAATGGCGCTGCCGGTGTTATATACGATGAAGTTACACTAGACGATTATTTACGCCCGCATCGACCTGCGCCGCTGGCACCGCCACCGCTCTCTGCGCAGCAGATTCAACGTCGCCTGGATAAGatgcgccagcaacagcaacagcagctcgaGGGTGCACATCAACTGTATGCTCCTGTGCCAGCGGAAGCTCATCGCGAGCAGGAAAAACTTCAGCAGCTACTGCTCGAGTTGGGCAGCACTGCATTGGAACAGGATGTGCGCAATGCACTACGTGCCGCCAGCGGCGATGTGCAGTTGGCGCTGCGTCACTATAAGATCGACCAGCTGACTCGCTTGGGACTAGCTGGGCGGCCGCAATGTGAACAGGCGCTGCATGCCAGCAATTGGAGCCTAGACATGGCCGCGGAGCTCCTGCTTCAGACGTCGGCGAGCTag
- the LOC108598977 gene encoding proteasome subunit beta type-1, with protein sequence MNSLGVEQFPDYKVPGVQHVDFSPYESNGGSIVAIAGDDFVVIAADTRLSSGYSIHSREQSKLFKMSPNTVLGSTGCWCDTLSLTSLVKLRMQMYEHTHLKTMSTDAVAQMLSIVMYNRRFFPYYVSNILAGLDKDGKGCVYSYDPIGHCERATYRAGGTAGALLQPVLDNQIGYKNQNLPADQLPKLTKERAVAVASDTFISAAERDIYTGDSVLINVITKDGIEEKTLQLRKD encoded by the exons ATGAATAGTCTTGGCGTTGAACAGTTTCCCGACTACAAGGTTCCCGGTGTGCAGCACGTTGACTTTTCGCCATACGAGTCTAATGGCGG TTCAATCGTGGCCATCGCAGGTGAtgactttgttgttattgccgcAGATACACGACTGAGCAGTGGCTACAGCATTCACTCTCGCGAACAGAGCAAACTGTTCAAAATGTCGCCCAACACGGTGTTAGGCTCCACGGGATGCTGGTGCGATACCCTCTCGCTTACCAGCTTGGTGAAGCTGCGTATGCAGATGTACGAGCACACTCACTTGAAAACCATGTCGACTGATGCTGTTGCGCAAATGCTGTCCATTGTAATGTACAACCGGCGCTTCTTTCCTTATTATGTGTCTAACATCTTAGCCGGTTTAGACAAGGATGGCAAGGGCTGTGTTTATTCTTACGATCCAATAGGTCATTGCGAGCGTGCTACGTACCGCGCAGGTGGCACTGCCGGCGCTTTACTGCAGCCCGTGCTGGACAACCAGATTGGCTATAAGAACCAGAATTTGCCTGCAGATCAGCTGCCGAAGCTCACTAAGGAGCGTGCCGTGGCTGTCGCTTCAGATACTTTCATCTCAGCAGCCGAACGTGATATATACACTGGGGACTCTGTGCTGATTAACGTTATCACTAAGGATGGCATTGAAGAAAAAACTCTGCAATTACGCAAGGATTAA
- the LOC108600639 gene encoding ADP-ribose pyrophosphatase, mitochondrial, with the protein MFHIYCILAPMIKALFTSALRILCLSFTVGIFAMLVKPGIFRHIICRNSVYPRSNVQRFPVPDEFVFWAENYAEYAPPFYTAPHIGGQSWADTPLPSDGAPPQWNHNDGQVNRVSFHGDYQIKDGLPQNPIGRTGLRGRGLLGRWGPNHAADPIVTRWKRDENGKVVSSSISGKKILQMVVIQRSDNKLWAIPGGMVDPGENVSVTLKREFTEEALNFSDKGNMVEQFFQHGEHIYNGYVDDFRNTDNAWMETTALNFHDENGTKVGQLQLEAGDDATNVRWTDIDARLKLHANHVDIVKEVVIKQDAHW; encoded by the exons ATGTTTCACATCTACTGCATTTTGGCTCCAATGATTAAAGCATTGTTTACATCAGCTCTCCGGATTCTTTGTCTGTCTTTTACTGTAGGCATATTTGCGATGCTTGTGAAGCCGGGAATCTTTCGGCATATCATATGCCGCAACAGTGTATATCCACGCAGCAACGTCCAGCGCTTCCCCGTGCCAGATGAGTTCGTCTTTTGGGCAGAGAATTATGCAGAGTATGCCCCGCCTTTCTACACAGCGCCGCACATAGGTGGCCAGAGCTGGGCAGATACTCCACTGCCAAGTGATGGGGCTCCACCGCAGTGGAACCATAATGATGGACAAGTAAATCGTGTTTCATTTCATGGTGATTATCAAATCAAAGATGGACTGCCACAAAACCCCATTGGGCGCACTGggctgcgtgggcgtgggtTACTGGGCAGGTGGGGCCCTAATCATGCAGCAGATCCCATAGTAACGCGCTGGAAACGGGATGAAAATGGCAAAGTTGTCAGTAGCTCAATCAGTGGCAA AAAAATACTACAGATGGTTGTCATACAGCGCTCGGACAATAAGCTTTGGGCGATTCCCGGTGGCATGGTGGATCCCGGGGAGAATGTGAGCGTGACGCTCAAGCGCGAGTTTACCGAAGAGGCGCTAAATTTCTCCGACAAGGGCAACATGGTCGAACAGTTCTTTCAGCACGGCGAACACATATACAATGGTTACGTGGATGACTTCCGTAATACCGACAATGCGTGGATGGAAACGACAGCATTGAATTTTCACGATGAGAACGGTACCAAAGTtggacagctgcagctggaggcTGGTGATGATGCCACAAATGTGCGTTGGACAGATATAGATGCGAGACTGAAATTACATGCTAATCATGTCGATATTGTTAAGGAAGTAGTTATTAAGCAAGATGCACATTGGTAG
- the LOC108600638 gene encoding importin-4, protein MEPVLEQIIVGLLCTDTDRIRQATNELNKAHENPETLPALCRIVVSQRETQVRQFAAVLLNKRLQKLRNWQMVPAEQKESIKNGMLQALIAEQEKSVKNAIAQLIGSLVRHEEEKKDSWLAELLKFIYGLCSSEDEKESEQGSSIFATLTDAAPDQFVNHMESICKLFANVLVTAERKGNLTSHTVVNLAMGMSYLMPFVTGHANAEHTVLQALPLVIQTVYAFAQKGDEHEFCTVFDVIDSIAEYAPKLLNNNVKVLMEFCLATASNKQIDDAIRVQVVTFIGRIVKIKKKVIVKQKLLDPILNVIFEMMCCETDMDDEDDLFGGESNNSPVTAATQTLDLLAINMSPEKLIPPLLQLLEPALQNPDPLRRRAAFFCIAVIAEGCSEAICNKYLQIMLNIIKSGIADNEPMVRIAGFFALGQFSEHLQPEISKFAPQILPVLFEFLHQLVVELKMGHPEPKHTDRMFYALETYCQNLEENIVPHLPLLLERLFETLDPQYSPSLRVLALSTISSAALAAKEHLMPYFPKIVSILQNYLVKECPEEIKELRNEAIDTLASITRVVGKDNFIPLANDTMSYCLMMLEEGPDDPDFRRSIYNLLGALSIVANEDMSTVFPKIMDRIIESVISTEDILPVVKDTTTRDLLLEEASGDQDIDLENTDDEDDDEDAYQVENDYMYEKEEAVLILKEFANNTGRAFAPYLQTAFENVYKVVEHPQDCIRKAAVETLCAFVIALHKMGDGDGVKRACLIVMPKFAQIMRGDEEQGVVIHLVDVLGEVFNEVKQPAVPTQEIANQIFECIKDILNNKMACQFNEPSGGGDEEDVDDSEYDELLIENAGNMLPQFGRALTPETFSMYFGRLYQFYLSKLHKAKKSDMPDQRTFAYGALADSFQSLGNYIVTYFDTLCPVFIAGVTDPEPKARQNCYYGLGELVFFAEEKSFESFQAILQALSAAIASETNPPALDNICGAVARLIVTNHNMVPLPQVLPVLLAHLPLREDMDENDMLNRAFRVLYMQSRPSIVDHIEQILAITLDMLYKKQMPDDESTASAIAFAKEIREQYADKFNNVANSNPEVFNFVQTL, encoded by the exons ATGGAGCCAGTGCTGGAGCAGATTATTGTTGGATTATTGTGCACTGACACTGATCGTATTCGTCAG GCCACAAATGAGCTCAACAAGGCACATGAAAATCCAGAGACGCTGCCAGCGCTCTGTAGGATTGTTGTCTCACAGCGTGAGACACAAGTGCGACAATTTGCTGCAGTGCTGCTTAACAAGCGGCTGCAAAAGCTACGCAACTGGCAAATGGTGCCAGCTGAGCAAAAGGAGAG TATCAAGAATGGCATGCTGCAAGCTCTAATAGCCGAACAGGAGAAGTCGGTAAAGAACGCAATTGCACAACTCATTGGATCGCTGGTGCGACATGAAGAGGAGAAGAAGGACTCATGGCTGGCCGAGCTTTTGAAATTCATCTACGGGCTTTGCAGCTCAGAAGACGAAAAGGAGAGCGAGCAAGGCTCTTCGATATTTGCCACGCTTACTGATGCGGCACCTGATCAGTTTGTCAATCACATGGAGTccatttgcaaattgtttgccaatgTGCTGGTAACAGCCGAGCGCAAAGGCAACCTAACCTCACACACTGTGGTAAATCTAGCCATGGGCATGAGCTATCTAATGCCGTTTGTTACCGGTCATGCAAATGCAGAGCATACTGTGCTTCAAGCACTGCCACTTGTCATACAAACGGTTTATGCATTCGCTCAAAAAGGCGACGAGCATGAATTTTGCACTGTTTTTGATGTCATTGATAGCATTGCCGAGTATGCGCCCAAGTTGTTGAACAACAATGTGAAAGTTCTAATGGAATTCTGTTTGGCAACTGCTAGCAATAAGCAAATTGATGATGCCATACGTGTACAGGTTGTCACCTTTATTGGACGCATTGTGAAAATTAAGAAGAAGGTGATTGTGAAGCAGAAGCTGCTGGACCCCATACTCAACGTCATCTTTGAGATGATGTGCTGTGAGACCGACATGGATGATG AAGATGATCTGTTTGGTGGTGAGAGTAATAACAGTCCTGTGACCGCGGCTACGCAAACACTAGATTTGCTTGCTATTAATATGTCGCCGGAGAAGCTCATTCCGCCTCTGCTGCAGCTACTTGAGCCCGCATTACAGAATCCAGATCCGCTGCGTCGTCGTGCGGCTTTCTTTTGCATTGCTGTTATTGCCGAAGGTTGTTCGGAAGCTATATGCAACAAGTATCTACAGATTATGTTGAACATCATCAAGAGCGGTATTGCTGATAACGAGCCCATGGTGCGCATTGCCGGCTTCTTTGCTCTCGGCCAGTTCTCGGAGCACTTGCAGCCAGAGATATCAAAGTTTGCACCACAGATTTTGCCAGTACTTTTTGAATTCCTGCACCAGTTGGTCGTCGAGCTAAAG ATGGGTCACCCGGAGCCGAAGCATACCGATCGTATGTTCTATGCACTAGAAACCTATTGCCAGAATCTCGAGGAGAATATTGTGCCTCATTTGCCACTTTTATTGGAAAG GCTCTTTGAAACTTTGGATCCACAATACTCGCCTAGTTTGCGCGTTCTGGCACTTTCTACCATCTCATCGGCAGCACTGGCTGCTAAAGAGCACTTGATGCCATATTTTCCCAAGATTGTGTCTATACTACAAAACTATCTGGTGAAGGAATGTCCCGAGGAAATCAAGGAGCTTCGCAATGAGGCAATCGATACTCTGGCTTCGATCACACGTGTTGTTGGAAAGGATAACTTTATACCTCTTGCAAATGATACAATGTCATATTGCCTTATGATGCTAGAGGAGGGTCCCGATGATCCAGACTTCAGACGCTCAATTTACAATCTACTGGGCGCTCTGTCGATTGTGGCTAACGAGGACATGTCGACCGTGTTCCCAAAGATTATGGATCGCATTATAGAGTCCGTCATCTCCACGGAGGATATTCTTCCTGTTGTCAAAGACACAACTACACGCGATTTGTTGTTGGAAGAGGCCAGTGGCGATCAGGACATCGATCTGGAAAACACAGACGAcgaggatgatgatgaggatgcGTACCAAGTGGAGAATGATTACATGTACGAAAAGGAGGAGGCAGTTCTCATACTTAAGGAGTTTGCCAATAACACGGGCAGAGCCTTTGCACCCTATTTGCAGACGGCTTTCGAGAACGTGTACAAGGTGGTAGAGCATCCACAGGATTGCATACGCAAGGCTGCAGTTGAGACGCTCTGCgcttttgtaattgctctGCACAAAATGGGCGATGGTGATGGCGTCAAGCGTGCCTGCCTTATTGTTATGCCCAAGTTTGCGCAAATTATGCGAGGTGATGAGGAGCAGGGCGTGGTCATACATCTCGTCGATGTGCTGGGCGAAGTGTTCAATGAGGTAAAGCAACCAGCTGTGCCCACACAGGAGATTGCGAATCAAATTTTTGAATGCATAAAGGATATTCTTAACAATAAAATGGCTTGTCAGTTCAATGAGCCGTCTGGTGGTGGTGATGAAGAGGATGTTGACGACAGTGAATACGACGAATTGCTCATTGAAAATGCCGGTAATATGCTGCCACAATTTGGCAGAGCGCTTACACCTGAAACTTTCTCGATGTACTTTGGACGTCTCTATCAGTTCTACCTAAGTAAACTG CACAAGGCCAAAAAATCAGACATGCCAGATCAACGCACATTTGCTTATGGAGCTCTTGCTGATTCATTCCAGTCGCTGGGGAATTATATTGTCACCTACTTTGACACCTTGTGCCCAGTATTTATAGCCGGCGTAACAGATCCGGAGCCAAAAGCTCGTCAAAACTGTTATTATGGATTGGGAGAGCTAGTTTTCTTTGCGGAGGAGAAGTCATTTGA ATCCTTCCAAGCCATACTGCAAGCTCTTTCGGCTGCCATTGCGTCGGAGACAAATCCTCCTGCGCTGGATAATATTTGCGGAGCTGTAGCACGCTTGATTGTCACCAATCATAATATGGTGCCATTGCCACAGGTGTTGCCTGTTTTACTGGCACATTTACCGCTACGCGAAGACATGGATGAAAACGATATGTTGAACAGGGCATTCCGCGTACTGTATATGCAGTCGCGTCCATCTATCGTGGACCATATTGAACAGATTCTGGCCATCACTTTGGACATGCTGTACAAGAAACAGATGCCCGATGATGAGAGCACAGCTAGTGCGATTGCTTTTGCCAAGGAGATTCGCGAACAATATGCTGACAAGTTTAACAACGTGGCCAATTCAAATCCCGAGGTCTTCAACTTTGTTCAGACTCTGTAA
- the LOC108599075 gene encoding transcription factor SPT20 homolog, whose translation MNFSALVRTVSNSLKIGVGSKKQLEPLTPESFSTSPTSTSTLPTCSSRNGSTEVKNLTLPRHPYKKTVEQILQKVSELEHTLYEDQQQEFKLRMALERQTERVHDLNFSLDTEKQRNARLVQLLRGMDSGSSDENEEHEAQQQMLCGTRFQSRSELYESISPLLMQQRYDELCVTHRQTNRQLAKKDKAIKLLRCDLEELNGKYDHLYDDYRNEQQRLQSLCTRYMQMQQKKKQQICLLKETISFACDCFLNAQLAIDSSERGVEIDKTVLAKFHINFEFFMNSLRNCCCARRLRELQQLQQKQQQQKQPEQNQDIQQKNAYQEQHQQGQQMSHKRRNRKSHKH comes from the exons ATGAACTTCAGTGCGTTAGTGCGTACCGTAAGCAATAGTCTGAAAATTGGTGTGGGCTCCAAGAAGCAACTAGAGCCGCTTACGCCCGAGAGCTTCTCAACCTCACCCACATCCACAAGCACATTGCCAACTTGCAGCAGTCGCAACGGCTCGACCGAGGTTAAGAACCTCACTCTACCACGACATCCTTACAAGAAAACGGTAGAGCAAATTCTACAAAAGGTTAGCGAACTAGAGCATACACTCTACGAGGATCAGCAGCAGGAGTTTAAGCTGCGCATGGCTTTAGAACGGCAAACGGAGCGCGTGCATGATCTCAACTTCTCGCTGGACACGGAGAAACAACGTAATGCACGTTTGGTGCAATTGCTGCGTGGCATGGACAGTGGGTCCTCGGATGAAAATGAGGAGCACGAGGcacaacagcaaatgttgtGTGGCACGCGATTTCAGTCCAGGAGCGAACTTTACGAATCGATAAGTCCATTGTTAATGCAACAGCG TTACGATGAACTCTGCGTTACGCATCGCCAAACCAATCGTCAGCTGGCGAAAAAGGACAAAGCCATTAAACTGCTCAGGTGTGATCTGGAGGAGCTTAATGGAAAATATGATCATTTATATGATGATTATCGGAATGAGCAGCAACGCTTACAATCCCTCTGTACTCgttatatgcaaatgcagcaaaaaaagaagcaacagaTTTGTTTACTCAAAGAAACAATTAGTTTTGCCTGTGATTGCTTTTTAAACGCACAGCTGGCCATTGATAGCTCAGAGCGCGGCGTGGAAATTGATAAAACTGTTTTAGCAAagtttcatataaattttgagTTTTTCATGAACTCTTTACgtaattgctgctgtgcgCGCAGATTGCGAGAGTTGCAACAGctccaacaaaaacaacaacaacagaagcagccTGAGCAGAACCAAGATATCCAACAGAAAAATGCGTATCAGGAGCAACACCAACAAGGACAACAGATGTCACACAAGCGGCGAAATCGCAAAAGtcacaaacattaa